The genomic interval AATTTATCGTAGGAGGAATAAAGCCCTCCTTCAGTGCTAAAGCTGTAATCAGAGCTTCTATCGCTCCGGCAGCACCCAATAAATGGCCTGTCATCGATTTTGTAGAACTAACTGGCAGCTTAAATGCATGTTCCTTAAACACGGTTTTTATTGCTGTTGTTTCATTTTTATCATTTAGTTCCGTAGATGTACCGTGGGCGTTGATATATCCAATATCGACAGGACTGATTCCCGCATCTTCTATAGCAAGCTTCATACATCTGGCACCACCTTCGCCACCTTCAGCGGGTGCGGTTATGTGGTAAGCATCATTTGTGCATCCATATCCTACAATTTCAGCAATAATATCAGCACCTCTTTTTAGAGCATATTCAAGCTCTTCAAGCACAAGAATACCTGCCCCCTCTCCCATGACAAAACCATCTCTTTCAAGGTCAAAGGGCTTACTGGCATCATGTGGATCTTCTTTTTTTGACATTGTCTTATTTGCACAAAAGCCTGCGAAAGTTAATTTTGTTATGGCAGCTTCTGCACCGCCTGTAATCATTATGTCTGCATCATTTCTCTGAATTATTCTGAAAGATTCTCCAATTGAATTTGAGGATGAAGCACAAGCAGTTACAATACATTCGTTATACCCTCTGGCACCATACTTTATGGCAACAACACCGGATGCCATATTGGCAATCATCATCGGAACAAGGAGAGCACTGATCCTGTCAGGTCCTTTTTCAATCAAAACCCTGTATTGATTTTCCATAGTTTCAATACCACCTATACCAGAACCGATAATAACTCCCAGGCGATCCCTGTTTACTTTCTCAATATTCAGTTTTGAATACTCAACAGCCATTTGGGCTGCAGCCATGGCATACTGTGTATATCTGTCCATTCTCTTGATTTCTTTTTTTTCAATAAAATCATTGGGAGTAAAGTCTTTTATTTCTGCTCCAACTTTTGTTGGCAAGTCGGATACATCAATTCGCTCTATTGTTTTTATTCCACATTCTCCGGCTTTTACCGATCCCCAAAACATATCTGCGCCCATACCGAGTGATGTTACTGCTCCTAATCCTGTAATAACAACACGTCTTTTCATGCATAAAACCTCCTATCAATGCAAATCAGGTTGAAAATATTTACATTTGTAAGAATACCATCTATAATTTTATGAGAATGAACAGATATTGCTTTTTGGACTGGAAGGTGATGGCGTGTGATAAATACAAAAGAGGCTTTAGAGAGGTGTATAAACTATATAGAGAGTAGTATAAACAATAAGATATCCTTGGACGATATCTCTGAATATTCAGGAGTTTCAAAGTATTACTTGCATAGGATGTTTAAATCTCTTACGGGCGAGTCATTAATGGATTATGTGCAGTCCCGCAAGTTGTCTTCCAGTATTAATGAGCTTATTGGGACTAGAATGCGAATTATCGATATAGCTATGGAATATGGATTTGATCATGAACAATCATATATCAGAGCTTTCAGAAAGAAGTTCGGATATACGCCTCAAAGAGTAAGGTGTGACCAGATTTCTATGGGAATAAAGGAGAAAATTAATGTCAATGATATAATAACTATTAATAACTCGGTCACATACAAGCCCTTTTATGTTTTCAAACAAAAATTTAATATAGTTGGTGTAAAGCATAAAATTTTAAGTAGATCCGGTGATAATATTGCCAGCACCCTTGGACATAATTTTTTTTATAATGACAAAATAAGAGTTAATAATGCAATAAATACAGAGGTATACATAGGATATACGAACTGGAAGGGATATAACGACGGCTATGTATATTATGTGCCTTCAGTACAGGTATCTGACTTGAATGTAATACCTGAAGGTATGACAGGTATCGCAATACCCGCTCATAAGTATGTTGTGTTTCGGTTTGTGGGATTTTTTCACCCGGATAAAATAAAAGGAAGGCAAGTAGGTAGATTACTGGTTCATTTATATCGCAGGTGGATAAAAAACTCTGGGTTTAAGTCAGCTGACCAATTTGGATTTGAATATGTTGATACGAGTTTATCGAGTGATAATTATTGTGAATTGGATATTTATCAGCCTATCAGAGAAGCTGACAAAACATTTTATAGCTAAAACGCTGATTACTCTGCTTTATCAAGTGCTGCAGCCATACTTCATTAGCTGAAATGTATATATTAAAGAATGGATTAATAACGGAATTATTTTATTTATCATCTATATATGCTAAAATATTATAGATAAATTTCTGGTTTAGATAGTTGCAATCATTAATATATAATAGGAGATGATTTGTTGCACTGGTTATTTTTAGTACTGGCTATCGGGTTTGAGGTATTGGGAACTACATCTATGAAGTACTCACATGGATTTACAAAACCTTTACCTTCAGTCTTAATGGGACTCTTCTACATACTAAGTCTCTCTTCGTTGACTATGGCTTTAAAGAAATTTAATGTGGGTACTGCTTATGCGATTTGGTCCGGCCTTGGCACGGCAGCAATTTCTATTATTGGTTTTATTGCTTTTAAAGATCAGGTAAGTCTTGCAAAAATAACTGCCATCTCCTTAATAATTACAGGGGTGGTCATCCTTAATCTAAGCGGTGGAATGCATTAATTTCTTTACAATCTGATAAAAAACAATAATTCTTTACAAAGCTCATATAGTGAAGGCAATATGAGCTTTGGTATATTTCCTCAATTTTATTTGAGGAAACACTTGACATAAAACATAATACGTAATATATTACTTATATAAGTAATATATTACGTATTATTAGGCAGGAAGTTATAGGGGCATAGATATGGATATTTTAGAAAAACAAAAATACATATTTGGAAGTTTGTTTCTCATAGCAAATAAACTTCAGGTTATAGGAGACCACTATCTGGGGAAGGACGACATTTCTACAAAGCAGTGGTTTTTGACGATAATGATTTCACAGTTCGGGGAAAATCCCCCGACTCTCAGCGAAGTATCCGCACTTATGGGAAGCTCCCGGCAAAATGTGAAGCAGTTAGCTTTAAAACTAGAGGAAAAAGGATTCCTGAAAATTGAAAAGGACGAGCAGGATGCACGGGCACTCAGGCTTGTAATGACAGAGAAAAGCAGAGTATTCTGGGAAGAGCGTAAGCACCAGGATTATATGTTTGTATCAAACCTTTTTAAGGATTTAAATGAAGATGAGATTAATGTTATGTGCAATAGTTTTAAAAAGCTGTTTGATAAAATTCAGCATTTAGAAAAATCATTAACTTGATGCTTTGTAACTAAGTAAGTCCTGTTCATAGGATTGGATACTGCAAGTTTATGTTCTGTCCGGAGAATTATCAATCTAGCACTATAGATCAGTTTAAGGAGGAAAATGGTATGGATACATTAATAATTTACGCTACAAAGCATGGTACAGCAGAAAAGTGTGCTGCTCTGCTTTCAAAAAAACTGGAGGGGAAAGTCGATATCCATGATATCAAAGCTGGAAGTGTTTTGGACTTAACTAAATACGGCAGAGTGGTTATCGGAGGCTCAATTTATATGGGAAGGATACAAAAGGAAATAAGTACATTCTGTACGCAGAATATAAATGAGCTGAGGGATAAAAAGCTTGGGCTGTATATATGCTGTATGTTCAAAAACAATGCTGATGCTCAGTTAAATAGCGCGTTTCCCAAGGAGCTTTTAGATATTGCTTCAGCAAAAGAATGCTTTGGAGGAGAGATGCGGTTCAGCAATATGAATTTTGCAGAAAGAATCATAACAAAAATGGTTTCAAAGACTATAGCCAAGGATGATGCAAGCCTTACAGGAATAGATACTAAAAAAGATGTATCAATGCTCGATGAAAGCAGTATCAACAAATTTGCAAAACTAATGAGCGAGGCATAAAAAATCTATTTAAATACGTAATATGTTACATAGGTGAGCATAAGTTAAAGGAAGATTCTATGAGAAATACTGAAGCTTTAGAGAATGGAAAGGACACTTTGGCCAGATTGCTATTAATGACAAACAAGCTCCGGATAATAGGGGACCGGGCTCTTGATGGTGAGATGACCATAAGACAATGGCTCCTGACTTTAGCAGTTGCACAGTATGGAGATATTCCCCCGACTCTCAGTGAAGTGGCGGAAATTATGGGGACTTCTCATCAGAATGTAAAGCAGCTTGCGTTAAGGCTTCATAAACAGGGTTTTTTAAAGATAGAAAAGGATAAAGTTGATCAAAGAGCAACCTGTTTGGTGTTAACGGAAAAAAGTTGTCTATTCTGGGAAAAGCGACAGATTGAAATCAGGCATTTTCTTACTGAACTTTTTAAGGACTTCAGTAGTGAAGACATAAACGCAATGGATGAGTACCTGAGAAAGCTGTATAAGAGTTTGCAAAAAATAGGAGAAGAAAGAAAATGAAGGGGTGTTAAAAATGAAAATATTCATAAAAATTGTTCTATCGGCTATTATTGCTTTTATCCTTATTATTGCAGGAGGTGTATTTTACCTGACACGGGGTCTTGATTCGGGAAGCAGGATTGATGTGAGGGTTGTAGATATGTCAGCCGTTGAAGATGGCACATACATCGGAGAATACAAAGCCGGAAGGTTTACCAACAAGGTGAATGTAACGGTAAAAGATCATAAGATAACTAAAATTGATATAGAGAAGGATGTTACTTTCAATAAGCCAGAATGGACAAAGCTGATAATGGAAAGAGTTTTAGAAAAGCAAAATACGGATATAGATGTAGTCTCAGGTGCTACAGTTACCAGCAAGGCTTATTTGAAGGCAATTGAAAATGCATTGAGCAAGTAAAATCAGGAGGGCTATAATGTCAATAGTAATACTTGATGCTATGGAAAGCGAAAATTATATATCAGAGGCACTTGTTGAAACAATCAGAGATAGAGGGATAGAGCCGTTGCACTTCAAACTTGAGAATATGGAAATTTTACAATGCAGGTCTTGCGGTGCCTGTAGCTTTAAATCGCCCGGTAAATGTATAGTAAAGGACGACATGCATGACATACTGAGGGAAATAGCAAAATGTAGTGTACTTATAATGCTCACACCTATCAGGTTCGGAGGATATTCGTCCAACTTGAAGAAAGCTGCAGATAAGCTGATGCATTTATGCCTTCCCACATACACGGTAAAATACGGTCATCTTCTCCATCCTGCACGTTATGGAACTAAGTTTATGCTTGGCATAGGTGTATACGCAGGGAATTCTAAGGATGAGGAATCAAGTTATAAAAGATTGGTGGAAAACAATGCGCTAAATGTTCAATATAAGCATAAGGCAATAGTACTTAAGCAGTCTGAAGATATAGCTGAAGTAAAAGAAAAAGTAGCCTGTACCCTTAGGGAGGTGTGTTGAGGATGAGCACTGCAAAACTTCTTCTATTAAACGGAAGTCCAAGAAAAAAGGGGACTTCATACAGTTTTTCAAGAACAATCAAAAAGCTGGTTGAGGATGCAGGCAGTATAGCGGAAATCATACATCTGATAGATTATTTTGATGGCAAGGCGAAATTTGACACTTTAAAAGATTCTCTTTTGAAAAGCGACGTTATAGCCCTGGTATCACCTTTGTATTCGGATACGCTCCCGTACTTCAACATTTGGATGCTTGAAAAGCTCGTAAGTGAATGTAAAGATGACTTAAAGGGAAAAAATTTCTTTGCAGTCGGGCAATGTGGATTTCCCGACATAACCCGTATAGAACCGCTCCTTGATGCCGGCCGTTTTTTTGCAGAAGATATGGGAATGAAATGGCTTGGAGGTCTTGCATATGGGGGAGGTGCCATGATAAATGGTACTCTTCTGGAAGACTTAGGAGAAAGGGGTAAGAGGATCACATCAGGTTTTGAGATGGCAG from Clostridia bacterium carries:
- the fabF gene encoding beta-ketoacyl-ACP synthase II; the encoded protein is MKRRVVITGLGAVTSLGMGADMFWGSVKAGECGIKTIERIDVSDLPTKVGAEIKDFTPNDFIEKKEIKRMDRYTQYAMAAAQMAVEYSKLNIEKVNRDRLGVIIGSGIGGIETMENQYRVLIEKGPDRISALLVPMMIANMASGVVAIKYGARGYNECIVTACASSSNSIGESFRIIQRNDADIMITGGAEAAITKLTFAGFCANKTMSKKEDPHDASKPFDLERDGFVMGEGAGILVLEELEYALKRGADIIAEIVGYGCTNDAYHITAPAEGGEGGARCMKLAIEDAGISPVDIGYINAHGTSTELNDKNETTAIKTVFKEHAFKLPVSSTKSMTGHLLGAAGAIEALITALALKEGFIPPTINYKTPDPECNLNYVPNNGISANINYALTNSFGFGGHNATLVLKAYDK
- a CDS encoding AraC family transcriptional regulator; its protein translation is MINTKEALERCINYIESSINNKISLDDISEYSGVSKYYLHRMFKSLTGESLMDYVQSRKLSSSINELIGTRMRIIDIAMEYGFDHEQSYIRAFRKKFGYTPQRVRCDQISMGIKEKINVNDIITINNSVTYKPFYVFKQKFNIVGVKHKILSRSGDNIASTLGHNFFYNDKIRVNNAINTEVYIGYTNWKGYNDGYVYYVPSVQVSDLNVIPEGMTGIAIPAHKYVVFRFVGFFHPDKIKGRQVGRLLVHLYRRWIKNSGFKSADQFGFEYVDTSLSSDNYCELDIYQPIREADKTFYS
- a CDS encoding multidrug efflux SMR transporter, with product MHWLFLVLAIGFEVLGTTSMKYSHGFTKPLPSVLMGLFYILSLSSLTMALKKFNVGTAYAIWSGLGTAAISIIGFIAFKDQVSLAKITAISLIITGVVILNLSGGMH
- a CDS encoding MarR family transcriptional regulator, translated to MDILEKQKYIFGSLFLIANKLQVIGDHYLGKDDISTKQWFLTIMISQFGENPPTLSEVSALMGSSRQNVKQLALKLEEKGFLKIEKDEQDARALRLVMTEKSRVFWEERKHQDYMFVSNLFKDLNEDEINVMCNSFKKLFDKIQHLEKSLT
- a CDS encoding flavodoxin domain-containing protein, whose amino-acid sequence is MDTLIIYATKHGTAEKCAALLSKKLEGKVDIHDIKAGSVLDLTKYGRVVIGGSIYMGRIQKEISTFCTQNINELRDKKLGLYICCMFKNNADAQLNSAFPKELLDIASAKECFGGEMRFSNMNFAERIITKMVSKTIAKDDASLTGIDTKKDVSMLDESSINKFAKLMSEA
- a CDS encoding MarR family transcriptional regulator, whose protein sequence is MRNTEALENGKDTLARLLLMTNKLRIIGDRALDGEMTIRQWLLTLAVAQYGDIPPTLSEVAEIMGTSHQNVKQLALRLHKQGFLKIEKDKVDQRATCLVLTEKSCLFWEKRQIEIRHFLTELFKDFSSEDINAMDEYLRKLYKSLQKIGEERK
- a CDS encoding FMN-binding protein — translated: MKIFIKIVLSAIIAFILIIAGGVFYLTRGLDSGSRIDVRVVDMSAVEDGTYIGEYKAGRFTNKVNVTVKDHKITKIDIEKDVTFNKPEWTKLIMERVLEKQNTDIDVVSGATVTSKAYLKAIENALSK
- a CDS encoding NAD(P)H-dependent oxidoreductase, with the translated sequence MSIVILDAMESENYISEALVETIRDRGIEPLHFKLENMEILQCRSCGACSFKSPGKCIVKDDMHDILREIAKCSVLIMLTPIRFGGYSSNLKKAADKLMHLCLPTYTVKYGHLLHPARYGTKFMLGIGVYAGNSKDEESSYKRLVENNALNVQYKHKAIVLKQSEDIAEVKEKVACTLREVC